The genomic segment TCGCGCAGCGGGAAGGCGATGTTGTCGTACAGGTTCATCGAGCCGAACAGCGCGCCGTCCTGGAACAGCACCCCGAAGAGCTTCCGCACCTCGTACAGCTCGTGCTCACGGAGCTTGGTGATGTCCCGCCCGGCGACCTTGACCGAGCCGCGTTCCGGCTTCAGCAGCCCGACGAGCGTCTTGAGGAACACCGACTTGCCCGTGCCCGAGGGGCCGAGCATGACCGATACCTCCCCGGCGGGCAGCGTCAGCGAGACGTCCTGCCAGATGACCTGGTGGCCGAAGGACTTGGTCAGCCCTTCCACACAGATCTCGACACCCATCCGGTCCACCCTTCAGCCGTGGAGCAGCTCCGACATCTGCTCTACGGGGAGGGGCGGGGCGTCCGTCGCGACGAGGCCGATTTTTTTCGGACGGGTTTACGGACGGGCTCGCGGACGGTGTGCGGACGGGCGGCCCGACGGCCGGCCATGCGGCCTTATCGGCCGCCGGACCTGCGTGTCTACGGAAGCACGGTCGCGGTGGAGGGGGAAGCGGAGGAGGAAGCGGACGGTACGACGACGGAGGTGTCCGGAACCGACGACAACGGCGACACCGGCGACACCGAGGCAACGGCGGACTCGGCCGGCACACCGGGGGCATCCGGCACCCCGGGGATATGAAGTATGTCCGGGGTGTCCGAGGTGTCCGGCAGCTCCGGCACGCTCGGAACCCCGGGGACGCCGGGAACGCCGGGAACGCCGGGCGCCGGCAGCAGCGGAAGCGGGGAGACCGAGACCTCCGGCAAGGGCGGCACGGACAGCGGCAGCATCGATCCGTCGTCGGACGCGGATCCCGCCGGACCGTCGCCGGGAGCCCTCGACGCGGGCGACTCCTCGCGCGGCTCCGGCGCGCGCACCGGGCCGCCCCCGTCGGTCGTGAGCGACTCCGAGGGCCCGGACACGGAGGGCCGCGGAGCCGCACCGCCTCCTCCCCCGCCCCCGTCGAGTGCGTACGGCAGCACGAACCCCGCCACCGCCAGGGTCGCCGCCGTCGAGGCGACGGCCACGGCCTGTGCCCTCCCGCCTCCCCGCGGCCGTCCGCGCCCGAGCAGGAACAGCACCACGCCGAGCGTCCCGGCCAGCGAGGCGCGCAGCGTCCGCCGGGCCCGGGCGAGCAGCGACTCGACGGTCCGGTAGCTCAGCCCCATCTCCGTGGCGACCTGGCCGACGTCCAGGTCCTCGGACTTGAGCCGCAGCGCCTCCGCCTGGCGGGCGGGCAGCTCCCCGCTGCGCACGGCCAGCCACTTCGCCTCGGCACGGTCGCACACCGCCTCCTCGACGGGCACCGGGCCCGGGGCGATCAGCGTGGGACTGGTGCGCACCTCGGCCTCACGGTTGACCTGCCGGTACCGGTCGACGCACAGCCGCATGGTCACGGTCGTCAGCCAGGCGCCGAGGCGCTCGTCGTCGAGGTCCGGGCGCTCGGCGGCGCGCAGCATCGCCTCGTGCACGGCGTCCTCGGCGTCCTCCGGGCTCATCGACCTGCGCCGGGCCACCTTGAGCAACTGCTCGCGGTGGCTCCACATGCGCTGCCAACGGTTGTGGTCCGCCTCTGTCCCAGCAGCCATGGCCGCCTCTGTCTCAGCAGGCATGTCCGTCGCCATGAGGGCCCCTTCGCGCTCACTCCGCCGTCTCGTGCCGTCCGGCGGGGGGCGACATTACCGCCCGGTATCCGTGGTTGTGGAGGGGGGCGGGCGCATCGTGTCCTCACTGTTGCTGGTCAGCGGGCCGGTACCGCGGGTGACCGGGGGACCGTGCCGGGCAGCACGTCGTCGCCGGGCAGCTCCACGCCCGGATCGGGTACGGGGACGGCCGGCTCCTCCTCCCCTCCGGCCGCCGGACGGGACGGGGCGGGAGAAGGGGAGGGCGAGGCGGGCGCCGTGGACGGCGCGGGGGACGGGCGCGCGCTCGGGTGCTCGGACGGCCTCGGCGAGGGTTTACGCGTGCTGCTCGCCCGTGGCGTCTCGGGGCGCGCGGCCGTCCCGGCGTCGCTCCGGTCCGGCACCACCCGATGCCCTGTCAGGAAGTACGCGTACCAGGCCCTGACCGTGCGCAGATAGGCCGACGAGTGGTTGTAACCGAGGACGGCCCGATCCAGGTCGGCGGGGTCGGAGAGGTCCCTCCCGCCCGCGCACAGATAGCGCCCGGCGGCGAGCGCCGCGTCGAAGACGTTGTTCGGATCGGCCCGTCCGTCGCCGTTGCCGTCCTTGCCCCAGCGGGTCCAGGTCGACGGGATGAACTGCATCGGGCCGACCGCCCGGTCGTACGCCGTGTCCCCGTCGTACCGGCCGCCGTCGGTGTCCCGGATGACCGCGAAGGCGCCGCCGTTCAGCCGGGGGCCGAGGATCGGTGTCACGGTCGTGCCGTCCGAGGTCACCCGGCCGCCGCGCGCATGACCCGACTCCACCTGGCCGATGGCGGCCAGCAACTGCCACTCCAGCCGGCATCCCGGTGCGGTGC from the Streptomyces sp. NBC_00310 genome contains:
- a CDS encoding RNA polymerase sigma factor, whose product is MAAGTEADHNRWQRMWSHREQLLKVARRRSMSPEDAEDAVHEAMLRAAERPDLDDERLGAWLTTVTMRLCVDRYRQVNREAEVRTSPTLIAPGPVPVEEAVCDRAEAKWLAVRSGELPARQAEALRLKSEDLDVGQVATEMGLSYRTVESLLARARRTLRASLAGTLGVVLFLLGRGRPRGGGRAQAVAVASTAATLAVAGFVLPYALDGGGGGGGAAPRPSVSGPSESLTTDGGGPVRAPEPREESPASRAPGDGPAGSASDDGSMLPLSVPPLPEVSVSPLPLLPAPGVPGVPGVPGVPSVPELPDTSDTPDILHIPGVPDAPGVPAESAVASVSPVSPLSSVPDTSVVVPSASSSASPSTATVLP
- a CDS encoding lytic transglycosylase domain-containing protein, which encodes MAALTASQAPGPSAQAAEPVRNAARAEHGPSVSGDDLYRTRLPPLRAGKSDEDTAAGPAGGALPATVFAAYRRAESELAGTAPGCRLEWQLLAAIGQVESGHARGGRVTSDGTTVTPILGPRLNGGAFAVIRDTDGGRYDGDTAYDRAVGPMQFIPSTWTRWGKDGNGDGRADPNNVFDAALAAGRYLCAGGRDLSDPADLDRAVLGYNHSSAYLRTVRAWYAYFLTGHRVVPDRSDAGTAARPETPRASSTRKPSPRPSEHPSARPSPAPSTAPASPSPSPAPSRPAAGGEEEPAVPVPDPGVELPGDDVLPGTVPRSPAVPAR